In Jannaschia sp. W003, the genomic stretch GCCTACGAGTGCGGCTTCAACGCCTTCGACGACGCGCGCATGAAGTTCGACGTGCGCTTCTACCTCGTGGCGATCCTGTTCATCATCTTCGACCTCGAGATCGCGATGCTGTTCCCCTGGGCGGTCAGCTTCGCGGCGATCTCCGAGGCGGCGTTCTGGTCGATGATGGCGTTCATCGCCGTGCTCACCGTGGGCTTTGCCTACGAGTGGAAGAAGGGCGCGCTGGATTGGGAATGACGA encodes the following:
- a CDS encoding NADH-quinone oxidoreductase subunit A; amino-acid sequence: MDAMLREYLPILMFLGVAIALGVVLILAAAVVAVRNPDPEKVSAYECGFNAFDDARMKFDVRFYLVAILFIIFDLEIAMLFPWAVSFAAISEAAFWSMMAFIAVLTVGFAYEWKKGALDWE